From Candidatus Sphingomonas colombiensis, one genomic window encodes:
- a CDS encoding site-specific integrase, producing MTKWAPQLAPHVFVHPGELHHARWDEIDLDTRSWAIPAEKMKMRKAHRVPLLRQSILILQEVRSIAGRSGYVFPSMRSRTRPMSENTLNGALRRLGYASDEMTAHGFRAMAQWRSDLLDDLRSGGAVLPFSGDEGWLSNWASFELPFRPVAFSRRCAGIEPFADWRLVAV from the coding sequence ATGACGAAATGGGCGCCGCAACTCGCGCCGCATGTGTTCGTGCATCCCGGCGAATTGCATCATGCACGATGGGATGAGATCGATCTGGATACCCGATCGTGGGCCATCCCGGCCGAGAAGATGAAGATGCGGAAGGCCCATCGTGTGCCGCTCTTGCGTCAGTCAATTTTGATCCTGCAGGAAGTCCGATCCATTGCCGGGCGGTCGGGCTACGTTTTTCCCTCCATGCGATCGCGGACGCGGCCGATGTCGGAGAACACGCTCAATGGCGCGTTGCGTCGCCTGGGTTATGCCAGCGACGAAATGACCGCACACGGTTTTCGGGCAATGGCGCAATGGCGGTCCGACCTTCTGGATGACTTACGCAGCGGGGGCGCTGTTCTCCCGTTTTCCGGGGACGAGGGTTGGCTGAGCAACTGGGCGTCATTTGAACTGCCGTTCCGTCCGGTCGCTTTTTCAAGACGATGTGCTGGAATTGAGCCTTTCGCGGACTGGCGGCTTGTGGCGGTTTAA